One segment of Prionailurus bengalensis isolate Pbe53 chromosome X, Fcat_Pben_1.1_paternal_pri, whole genome shotgun sequence DNA contains the following:
- the LOC122477502 gene encoding dentin sialophosphoprotein-like, which yields MNPLNLLNAEDYTSKVSALLCHPMSMTPQYAVHPKTHRNNTYSLDTGAPICSKCFMEIGNSPFHKCLVNSDDDSDPDSSLHLQIPLDSKYSLNLKSIRYHKTSWNSPLSRSLDPKHSVGFCCPLHREDSKYSLGSSCYLHCESCSAVQNHIGSTATHTFPMNPQNTVSSHSTLGPDNVINTSNVPGLENEGMFNLTAKLENEAKPDNDTKLITARSLKDKASANDEPVLKYETEHEDETDSEDEKDSEKEIDSEDENNTKDKKDPKDKSDPDDSNSKDSNAEHNADTNSGSDPGGDADPTSGADSNGDGDSNNGTDSHNEPDSNIDDATKNDANSKYSTDSDGGKHTINSDNTPGLDNCVDQDCTVNSSNGTSTNSTSVLQNGTGLNYTSCSNNGSGTNNATGSGNDICPNNGTSPNNRHGSKINISGLQNNAPDPQNIVSCPNSLDSSNNDSRLKINGPGLNNNSPGPNDNGSGLKIDPGSNYNVRPSSAISHNSAISSNKDADSTYDAKPTIAAGHNYAAVPNYDSDHDCVSRFTHAVGSSPLVNPNYIAKNSYAARHSSTTTTANVIDTSNTTSCSGAVSPSYTAGTNCASGINHDLRLIHAFESNFVTNSNYDATNTHDVHNSTSISNINNLSEPELEIGTSPSIPNIVYANSPTFAAGTNYTSTPESLITSEFSDSSKLGINYTVVESHKFGACLKDSSGSMDSSSFNHTTKSKDVLDAKEVGFLKDLSKIQNPIGVKYPADLNFHSNSSIPLPIFDIIVEAEPPDVVKFAVSSGAVNLFFKWETSFLGIFNLK from the exons ATGAATCCTCTTAATCTTCTAAATGCTGAGGATTATACCTCCAAAGTCTCAGCACTTCTCTGCCACCCTATGTCCATGACCCCTCAGTATGCTGTACACCCCAAGACTCACAGAAATAACACATATTCTTTAGACACTGGGGCTCCTATATGTTCCAAATGTTTTATGGAAATCGGTAATTCTCCTTTTCATAAATGTCTTGTAAACTCTGATGATGATTCAGACCCTGATTCTTCTTTACATCTCCAAATTCCCTTGGATTCTAAATATTCTCTGAACCTCAAATCTATTAGATATCACAAGACTTCTTGGAATAGCCCTTTATCTCGATCCCTGGATCCTAAGCATTCTGTGGGCTTTTGCTGTCCTTTACACCGAGAAGATTCTAAATATTCCTTGGGCTCAAGTTGTTATTTACATTGTGAAAGTTGCTCAGCTGTCCAAAATCACATAGGCTCTACTGCTACCCATACCTTTCCCATGAATCCTCAAAATACTGTGAGCTCCCATAGTACACTTGGCCCAGACAATGTTATCAACACCAGCAATGTTCCTGGCCTTGAAAATGAGGGCATGTTTAACCTTACTGCTAAACTTGAAAATGAGGCCAAACCTGACAATGATACTAAACTGATTACTGCTAGAAGCCTCAAAGATAAGGCCAGTGCCAATGACGAGCCTGTTCTCAAATATGAGACAGAACATGAAGATGAGACAGACTCTGAAGATGAAAAAGattctgaaaaggaaatagaCTCTGAGGATGAAAACAACACCAAAGATAAGAAAGATCCCAAAGATAAGTCTGACCCTGATGACAGTAATTCCAAAGATAGCAATGCTGAACATAATGCAGACACAAACAGTGGATCTGATCCTGGTGGTGATGCTGACCCTACAAGTGGAGCTGATTCCAACGGTGATGGTGACTCTAACAATGGAACTGACTCCCACAATGAACCTGACTCTAATATTGATGATGCCACTAAAAATGATGCTAATTCCAAATACAGCACTGATTCTGATGGGGGAAAACATACCATTAATTCAGACAATACCCCTGGCCTAGACAATTGTGTTGATCAGGACTGTACTGTTAACTCCAGCAATGGCACTAGTACAAACTCTACCTCTGTGCTGCAGAATGGAACTGGCCTGAACTACACTTCTTGTTCCAATAATGGTTCTGGCACTAACAATGCCACTGGATCAGGCAATGACATTTGCCCCAACAATGGTACTAGCCCCAACAATAGACATGGCTCTAAAATCAATATATCTGGCCTCCAAAACAATGCCCCTGACCCCCAAAATATCGTATCATGTCCCAACAGCCTTGACTCCAGCAACAATGACTCCCGCCTCAAAATCAATGGTCCTGGCCTGAACAACAATAGCCCTGGCCCCAATGACAATGGCTCTGGCCTTAAAATTGACCCTGGATCTAACTATAATGTCAGGCCTAGTAGTGCTATAAGCCACAATAGTGCTATTAGTTCTAACAAGGATGCTGACTCCACGTATGATGCAAAACCCACCATTGCTGCTGGACACAACTATGCAGCTGTCCCAAACTATGACTCAGACCATGACTGTGTCTCAAGATTTACCCATGCAGTAGGTTCTAGCCCTCTAGTCAACCCCAACTATATTGCCAAAAACAGTTATGCTGCCAGACACAGCTCTACAACTACTACTGCCAATGTCATTGACACTAGCAATACAACTAGTTGTAGTGGTGCTGTTAGCCCTAGCTATACTGCTGGCACCAACTGTGCCTCAGGCATTAACCATGACCTTAGATTGATTCATGCCTTTGAATCCAACTTTGTCACCAACTCCAACTATGATGCCACAAATACTCATGATGTTCATAATTCCACCAGTATAAGCAATATTAATAATCTGTCTGAGCCTGAATTAGAAATTGGTACCAGTCCCTCCATTCCTAATATTGTTTATGCTAACTCCCCCACTTTTGCTGCTGGCACAAACTATACTTCCACTCCTGAAAGTTTGATCACCTCTGAATTTTCTGATTCATCTAAGCTTGGTATAAATTATACAGTTGTTGAAAGCCACAAATTTGGTGCCTGCCTCAAGGACTCTTCTGGCTCCATGGATTCTTCTAGCTTTAATCATACCACTAAGTCCAAGGATGTCCTTGATGCCAAGGAAgttggctttttaaaagatttatcaAAGATCCAGAATCCAATTGGTGTCAAGTATCCTGCCGATTTAAACTTTCACTCCAATTCAAGTATTCCACTCCCTATTTTTGACATTATAGTAGAAGCTGAACCACCAGATGTTGTGAAGTTTGCTGTATCATCAGGGGCTGTGAATCTATTTTTTAAG TGGGAGACAAGCTTTCTGGGGATTTTCAatctaaaataa